TGTTTATTAAAGCCATGCGTGTGCCAGTGGGAATATCCGGCCTGCACAGCGCATCAACTCCCTATCAGGGCTACGGTATGGATCAGGCTCCATTATCGCTGTGCGAGAGAAATGCCGTCATTAACAATGTTACTAAAGATGGAATTCATGTAATCGGCCATTCTGAAAAGCGGTTCAATACAGTGAAAACCGCCAACGGTGAATATTTGCAGACCTGGTTTGAATATCTGCCTGAAGAGGTGCTGAATCATAAAGCCCCGGCTGGAACAGTGCCCCTGATCCTTGCTAATCACGGAGGCGGAGATGATCCGCGTCAGTTTATCGAGGAAATCGGTCTGCTTCCCCTGGCTGGTGCAGAACGGTTTGCAATGGTTGCTCCTGAACATCAGAGTATCGGGCAAATACTGACAGAATCACTTCCTCTTCTGATCGAATACATGCTCAAAACCTATCCGGCGCTGGATCCATCACGCGTGTATGTGACCGGCTACTCCATGGGAGGAGCAGCCACTCTGCGTGCGATTAACGGAAAACCTTCATTATTTGCCGCAGCTGTGCCTATGGCAGCTGCCGGATACACCGGCACTCCAGAGGAGGCTGCAAAATTACAGAAGGCGCGAATGCCAATAATGTTCACCACCTCTTCCTTTGATCTGGGCGGGGCGTTCGATCAGGCAAATGGGACCATCGCGGCAGGATATCAAACACTGCTCAACCTTTTTCTCGGTTATAACGGCATGAAAACGATTGCGCCTTTTGATTTTAAGACCTGGCCTGTCAACGGTTTTAAAGCGGATTACATGATAAAGGTTAAAGTGAACGGTGAATACGACAACACCTCATGGATGCTGAATGATAAAAATAATATTCCAATGGTCGCGGTCATTTACACAATGAACCTTAAGCATGCCCTTTATCCTGAATACGGTAAGATCGCCTGGGATTTCTTCAGCCATTATTCCCGTGATCAGAAGTCGGGTGAAATA
The sequence above is drawn from the Desulfatiglans sp. genome and encodes:
- a CDS encoding prolyl oligopeptidase family serine peptidase, with the translated sequence MIKKHLMKDLTLIFALIIFTGFVSALDYSGRQKNASSFETLEEARISGPIAVATLEGNSGRKFKSHPVLDGYPEGTTFIYRSPNLYGGRAAARLNTDILVFVEKSFKNKDDAKNYLEDLGLIKIIDEAIGSVILVTPADGKTFNSNDQKFYYALQTAIFAQKAGEGQSGPWDRGGTSYSDAEYFGGFGYTYVIGIDGGATYLNDYIAGTLDYVSRIAGMLLINGNMGVGRNVAGLVPVYLVNAPDTVIEEYKKANQTNAYSATPDQKIYFDQALPLKKVVVTRKENPDIKAIIKDAYYNLFIKAMRVPVGISGLHSASTPYQGYGMDQAPLSLCERNAVINNVTKDGIHVIGHSEKRFNTVKTANGEYLQTWFEYLPEEVLNHKAPAGTVPLILANHGGGDDPRQFIEEIGLLPLAGAERFAMVAPEHQSIGQILTESLPLLIEYMLKTYPALDPSRVYVTGYSMGGAATLRAINGKPSLFAAAVPMAAAGYTGTPEEAAKLQKARMPIMFTTSSFDLGGAFDQANGTIAAGYQTLLNLFLGYNGMKTIAPFDFKTWPVNGFKADYMIKVKVNGEYDNTSWMLNDKNNIPMVAVIYTMNLKHALYPEYGKIAWDFFSHYSRDQKSGEIIYNPYGGK